A part of bacterium genomic DNA contains:
- a CDS encoding FmdB family zinc ribbon protein translates to MAIYTYLCNKCNRKFDIFYGREEAICDVCQSRDVKRVFTAPMVKTSKGGESDSSCGSCAKTICSGCK, encoded by the coding sequence ATGGCTATTTATACCTATCTTTGTAATAAATGCAATAGAAAGTTTGATATCTTTTATGGAAGGGAGGAGGCAATATGTGATGTTTGTCAAAGCAGGGATGTAAAGAGGGTATTCACAGCACCTATGGTAAAAACAAGTAAAGGGGGAGAAAGTGACTCATCTTGTGGCTCTTGTGCAAAGACAATCTGTTCAGGGTGTAAATGA
- a CDS encoding DUF5615 family PIN-like protein, with protein sequence MKLLIDMNLSPNWVEVFEREGWQTLHWSTVGDYGATDYVIMKWACENGYVVFTHDLDFGALLATTRAQGPSVIQVRTQDVLPRNLRYRLVQILRQYESVLEKGALITMDETKSKVHILPFQ encoded by the coding sequence ATGAAACTGCTAATTGATATGAACCTTTCTCCTAACTGGGTTGAGGTATTTGAGAGAGAAGGGTGGCAAACGCTTCATTGGTCAACGGTGGGTGATTATGGCGCTACGGATTATGTGATTATGAAGTGGGCATGCGAAAATGGTTATGTTGTATTCACCCATGATCTTGATTTTGGAGCGCTATTAGCGACCACTCGGGCACAAGGTCCAAGTGTTATTCAGGTTCGTACGCAAGATGTACTGCCTCGGAATTTAAGGTATAGGCTGGTGCAGATATTACGGCAATACGAATCAGTGCTTGAAAAGGGAGCATTGATTACTATGGATGAAACCAAATCCAAAGTGCACATTTTGCCTTTCCAGTAA
- a CDS encoding secondary thiamine-phosphate synthase enzyme YjbQ, which produces MKIINVATTKREVFVDITEKIKEEIDKDGILHIFVPHTTCGITINEGYDPEVCFDIIRCLLSLIKKDSPYFRHNEGNSDAHIKASIMGSSASVFVKDKRLVLGTWQRIFLCEFDGPREREVWIE; this is translated from the coding sequence ATGAAGATTATAAATGTAGCGACAACAAAGAGAGAGGTATTTGTTGATATTACAGAAAAAATTAAGGAAGAAATAGATAAGGATGGTATCCTTCACATCTTTGTTCCCCATACAACCTGCGGCATAACAATAAATGAGGGGTATGACCCAGAGGTTTGTTTTGATATCATAAGGTGTCTTTTAAGCCTTATTAAAAAGGATTCTCCCTATTTCCGTCATAATGAGGGAAATTCTGATGCTCACATAAAGGCATCCATTATGGGTTCTTCTGCTTCTGTTTTTGTAAAGGACAAAAGGCTTGTTTTGGGAACATGGCAGAGGATATTTTTATGTGAATTTGATGGACCAAGGGAAAGGGAGGTTTGGATTGAATGA
- the mqnC gene encoding cyclic dehypoxanthinyl futalosine synthase, with the protein MRIGKKEAIKLFSLDVFSLGKMADNVRKRFHPKDYVTFIIDRNITFTNICIAKCKFCAFFARKKRDGFLLSIDDILKKVEELIGIGGTQVMLQGGLNPDLSLSWYCSLLSSIKKRFDVWLHSLSPSEIVFLSKKENLSIKDVLISLKSAGLDSLPGAAEILCDRVRNKISPNKLNTDEWLNVMKKAHSIGMHTTATMTFGIVETIEERIEHLIKIRNLQDKTNGFKAFIPWTFSPERTRLSRIKQTGAIDYLKTLAISRLVLDNIPNIHSGWVTEGLGLSQIALFFGANDMGGTLMEEKVIKATGIEHHLNPSQMINLIKSASKIPVQRDSRYNIVKVYG; encoded by the coding sequence ATGAGGATAGGTAAAAAAGAGGCAATTAAGCTATTTTCCCTTGATGTATTTTCATTGGGAAAAATGGCAGACAATGTAAGAAAAAGGTTTCATCCAAAAGATTATGTAACCTTTATTATTGATAGAAACATTACATTTACAAATATCTGCATAGCAAAATGCAAATTTTGTGCATTCTTTGCAAGGAAAAAAAGGGATGGATTTCTTTTATCTATTGATGATATTTTAAAAAAGGTAGAAGAGCTAATAGGAATTGGCGGAACACAGGTTATGCTTCAGGGTGGATTAAATCCAGACCTTTCCCTTTCATGGTATTGTAGCCTTCTTTCATCCATCAAGAAAAGGTTTGATGTCTGGCTTCATTCTTTGTCTCCATCCGAGATTGTCTTCCTTTCAAAAAAAGAGAATCTTTCTATAAAAGATGTGCTTATTTCTCTAAAATCTGCAGGTCTTGACTCCCTTCCTGGAGCAGCTGAAATATTGTGTGATAGGGTAAGAAATAAAATATCGCCAAACAAACTAAACACAGATGAATGGCTTAATGTAATGAAAAAAGCCCACTCTATAGGAATGCATACAACAGCCACAATGACATTTGGAATAGTAGAAACAATAGAGGAGCGTATTGAGCATCTTATAAAGATAAGAAATCTTCAGGATAAAACTAATGGTTTTAAGGCTTTTATCCCATGGACATTTTCCCCAGAGAGAACAAGGCTTTCAAGGATTAAGCAAACAGGAGCTATTGACTATCTTAAAACACTAGCTATCTCAAGACTTGTCCTTGATAACATCCCAAATATCCATTCAGGATGGGTAACAGAGGGCTTAGGGCTTTCCCAAATTGCCCTATTTTTTGGTGCAAATGATATGGGAGGAACATTGATGGAAGAGAAGGTTATAAAGGCAACAGGAATAGAGCATCATTTAAACCCTTCTCAAATGATAAATCTTATAAAATCTGCTTCTAAAATCCCTGTTCAAAGGGATTCAAGGTATAATATTGTAAAGGTATATGGTTAG
- a CDS encoding LysM peptidoglycan-binding domain-containing protein codes for MKRIFLVCLLGLPFVGFGVVVKRGDTLWHLCKKHLGDPFLWPKIGEYNKLKNPHLIFPKQIIEFPGKDEIKKGIEFEDGEVMDVSGYAGVAKKRLEAGDKIRTNETLRTQPNSRIEILFPCGDLISVMDETSIKFEGRDRETSALSIGLIQGKIKVAPGKKIRVITIDGFVDISSGEVFIDRGNLTRISVFEGEAYVSAYGKRIFVSAGYGTIITEKGPIDPVKLPEPPKVLLPLQTSITGNMRSVIKWEGDAGRYLVEITKDIAFIHPEFNVLSRELEVISEPLREGNYYLRISGIDNNGLQGKPSDITRFAIERRVGLKYEIVPLFSNLPTRLYTQDNKNYISSNSLIYLLPVDEDNSISKVLVRIDSSPYISYKEPIRLKEGNRVLSYKAIDMLQEEDKEEIVSFIVDGNLPFGELKTSYPIKDGYLTQDATCTITGSDTTSGLSRIQVMVNDETKEYLNKAEFDLSIEGYYKIIHRFEDNVGNISNENSLSFILDKNPPLVSFFTDPKMATYNKNCFLPEENKIIFQASDSPAGVLKILYSVDSENLSPYQEAFTIKEEGLHIIRYKAIDKAGNESQISSFSVWIEPLMYEKYK; via the coding sequence ATGAAGAGAATTTTTTTAGTATGCCTTTTAGGGCTACCATTTGTAGGATTTGGGGTTGTTGTAAAGAGGGGCGATACCCTCTGGCATCTATGCAAGAAGCACCTTGGAGACCCATTTCTTTGGCCAAAGATAGGGGAATATAATAAACTAAAAAATCCCCATCTTATCTTTCCAAAACAAATAATTGAGTTTCCAGGCAAAGATGAGATAAAAAAGGGTATAGAGTTTGAAGATGGCGAGGTTATGGATGTATCGGGTTATGCAGGAGTTGCAAAAAAGAGATTGGAAGCAGGGGATAAGATAAGGACAAATGAGACCTTAAGAACACAACCAAATTCAAGGATTGAGATTTTATTCCCTTGTGGAGACCTTATTTCTGTTATGGATGAAACAAGCATTAAATTTGAAGGAAGGGACAGGGAGACAAGCGCGCTTTCAATTGGGCTTATACAGGGAAAAATAAAGGTTGCACCCGGAAAGAAAATAAGGGTGATAACAATAGATGGATTTGTTGATATAAGTAGCGGAGAGGTTTTTATAGACAGAGGGAATCTAACGAGGATTTCTGTATTTGAAGGCGAAGCCTATGTAAGCGCCTATGGAAAAAGAATTTTTGTATCAGCTGGTTATGGAACAATAATTACAGAAAAAGGTCCAATTGACCCAGTTAAACTTCCAGAGCCTCCAAAGGTTCTCCTTCCTCTGCAAACCTCAATAACAGGAAATATGAGGTCTGTGATTAAATGGGAAGGAGATGCTGGAAGGTATCTTGTTGAAATAACAAAAGATATAGCTTTTATCCATCCTGAATTTAATGTATTATCAAGAGAATTAGAGGTTATATCAGAGCCATTAAGGGAGGGTAATTATTACCTTCGTATATCAGGGATTGATAACAATGGCTTGCAAGGAAAGCCAAGCGATATAACAAGATTTGCTATTGAAAGAAGAGTAGGTCTTAAGTATGAGATTGTTCCTTTATTCTCCAATCTTCCAACAAGGCTCTACACCCAAGATAATAAGAATTATATCTCCTCAAATTCACTTATCTACCTCCTTCCTGTTGATGAGGACAATTCAATATCTAAGGTATTGGTAAGGATTGATTCCTCACCCTACATTTCATACAAAGAGCCAATTAGGCTAAAGGAGGGAAATAGGGTTTTAAGTTATAAGGCTATAGATATGCTACAAGAAGAGGACAAAGAGGAAATCGTTTCATTTATTGTTGATGGAAATTTACCATTCGGCGAATTAAAAACATCCTATCCCATCAAAGATGGCTATTTAACCCAAGATGCAACCTGCACCATTACAGGCTCTGATACCACCTCGGGCTTATCAAGGATTCAGGTAATGGTAAACGATGAAACAAAGGAATATTTGAACAAGGCAGAATTTGACCTTTCAATTGAAGGCTATTATAAAATAATCCATAGATTTGAGGATAATGTTGGAAATATATCTAATGAAAACAGCCTCTCCTTTATTCTTGATAAGAATCCTCCCCTTGTTTCCTTTTTCACAGACCCAAAGATGGCTACATATAACAAAAATTGCTTCCTTCCAGAGGAGAATAAGATAATATTCCAGGCAAGCGATAGCCCAGCAGGTGTTTTAAAGATTCTCTATAGCGTTGATTCTGAAAACCTTTCTCCATATCAAGAGGCTTTTACTATAAAGGAAGAGGGTCTTCATATTATTAGATATAAAGCAATTGATAAGGCAGGTAATGAAAGCCAAATTTCATCATTTTCTGTATGGATAGAACCCCTTATGTATGAGAAATACAAGTGA
- a CDS encoding glycosyltransferase family 2 protein — MQVIIVMPARNVEKTLERTYNDIPEEYRSSIILVDNNSKDKTIDVAKELGIKVFCHPTDRGYGGSQKSLYTEALKTDADVIVMLHPDYQYDAKLLPELIRPIEQKRADCVIGSRIRTREDTLKGGMPIYKYLANRALTLIENVSTGYSLSEFHSGFRAFSRRLLEIIPYQLNSNNYVFDTEVLFQIIALGFKIEEISVPTRYFKEASSPNFIESTIYGLSTLGVVLKYLLHKFGFKSPLFTPVFVDK, encoded by the coding sequence ATGCAAGTAATTATTGTTATGCCTGCAAGGAATGTTGAGAAGACATTAGAAAGGACATATAATGACATTCCAGAGGAATATAGGTCTTCCATCATCCTTGTTGACAACAATAGCAAGGACAAAACCATTGATGTTGCAAAGGAACTGGGGATTAAGGTTTTTTGTCACCCTACTGACAGGGGTTATGGTGGAAGCCAGAAATCCCTCTATACAGAGGCATTAAAGACAGATGCGGATGTTATTGTTATGCTCCATCCAGATTATCAATATGATGCAAAGCTCCTTCCTGAGCTTATAAGACCCATTGAGCAGAAAAGGGCAGATTGCGTTATTGGCTCAAGGATAAGGACAAGGGAAGATACATTAAAAGGTGGGATGCCTATTTATAAATACCTTGCAAATAGAGCCTTAACCCTAATTGAAAATGTTTCAACAGGCTATAGCCTCTCTGAGTTTCATTCTGGATTTAGGGCATTTTCAAGAAGGCTTTTAGAAATAATTCCCTATCAACTTAACTCAAATAACTATGTTTTTGATACCGAGGTGCTTTTTCAGATAATTGCATTGGGATTTAAGATTGAAGAGATAAGCGTTCCAACAAGGTATTTTAAAGAGGCATCAAGCCCAAATTTTATAGAAAGCACAATCTATGGCTTATCAACGCTCGGCGTTGTTTTAAAATACCTTCTTCATAAATTTGGTTTTAAATCTCCCCTCTTTACACCCGTATTTGTTGATAAATGA
- the ftsZ gene encoding cell division protein FtsZ: protein MFILEEEKKEEQKEFRTLIKVMGIGGGGSNAVSRMFNSSNSSCLEFIVANTDLQVLNTSPVSHKIQIGAKLTKGLGAGSLPEIGERAAQEDKEALRDALYGADMVFITAGMGGGTGTGAAPIVAEIAKDIGALTVAVVTKPFLFEGQRRQRQAEEGISKLVEKVDTLITIPNQRILSVIDKNTSISEAFKKADEVLHHGIQGITEMIVTPGLINVDFADVRTVMNQKGRALMGIGFGEGEDRAKKAAKEAINSPLLEETSIDGATGILINITGGDDMSLQEADDACNLIIEKADKDVNCIFGAVIDRGFSGKIKISVIATGFGRKSSGLSALKQEIKPEEVKHSILEDLEIPAFLRRSR, encoded by the coding sequence ATGTTCATTTTGGAAGAGGAAAAAAAAGAGGAGCAAAAAGAGTTTAGAACCTTAATAAAGGTAATGGGTATTGGAGGAGGGGGCTCAAATGCTGTATCAAGGATGTTTAATTCCTCAAATTCTAGCTGCCTTGAGTTTATTGTTGCAAATACAGACCTCCAGGTTTTAAATACAAGCCCTGTTTCCCATAAAATTCAAATAGGGGCTAAGCTGACAAAGGGTTTAGGGGCAGGCTCCCTTCCTGAAATTGGAGAGCGTGCTGCACAAGAGGACAAGGAGGCTTTAAGGGATGCATTGTATGGTGCGGATATGGTCTTTATTACAGCTGGAATGGGTGGCGGAACAGGAACAGGCGCTGCCCCAATTGTTGCTGAAATAGCAAAGGATATTGGAGCCTTAACAGTTGCTGTTGTTACAAAGCCATTCCTCTTTGAGGGACAGAGGAGACAGCGTCAAGCAGAGGAGGGAATTTCAAAGTTAGTAGAGAAGGTTGATACACTGATTACCATACCAAACCAAAGGATTCTCTCTGTTATTGACAAAAATACCTCTATCTCTGAGGCATTCAAGAAGGCAGATGAGGTTCTTCACCATGGAATTCAAGGGATAACAGAAATGATAGTAACACCTGGGCTTATCAATGTTGATTTTGCTGATGTTAGAACCGTTATGAACCAAAAGGGAAGGGCATTGATGGGCATAGGATTTGGAGAGGGAGAGGATAGGGCAAAGAAGGCTGCAAAAGAGGCTATAAATTCACCATTGCTTGAGGAAACATCCATTGATGGAGCAACAGGAATATTGATAAATATAACAGGTGGCGATGATATGTCCCTCCAAGAGGCAGATGATGCTTGCAATTTAATAATAGAAAAGGCAGATAAGGATGTTAATTGCATATTTGGTGCGGTTATTGATAGAGGCTTTTCTGGAAAAATAAAGATTTCAGTAATAGCAACAGGTTTTGGAAGAAAAAGCAGTGGTCTTTCTGCCTTAAAGCAAGAGATAAAACCAGAAGAAGTTAAACATTCCATCCTTGAAGACTTAGAAATTCCTGCATTTTTAAGAAGGTCTCGCTAA
- a CDS encoding DUF433 domain-containing protein: MKNLTRVTFDSNVMGGKPCIRGLRVTVGTIVGLVATGYSTTEILKAYPYLEDEDIREALAYAAWRAEEIELPLMTA, encoded by the coding sequence ATGAAAAATCTGACACGGGTTACTTTTGATTCTAATGTAATGGGTGGCAAACCCTGTATTCGTGGACTGCGTGTCACTGTGGGAACTATTGTTGGACTGGTTGCTACAGGATACTCCACAACCGAGATTCTAAAAGCATACCCCTATTTAGAAGATGAAGATATTCGTGAAGCCCTTGCCTATGCAGCCTGGCGAGCTGAAGAAATAGAATTACCGTTAATGACCGCATGA
- the dprA gene encoding DNA-processing protein DprA, with translation MRNTSEALIGLNMIRGIPLQKINLLLKNLADPFFASYSILSEIIEPELADIICKERKKIDIKKEIRKAKENGIRIITIDESEYPEALKLISDPPIVLYIKGKIIPEDRLSIAIVGSRYSSSYGKNVCEMFSKGLSKLGFTIVSGMARGIDTIAHRACLEAKGRTIAVLGSGLLNIYPQENMPLFTKICENGAVISEFPLDTSPFKDNFPRRNRIITSISLGCVVVEAKERSGALITARLAMESGREVFAVPGEITKETSKGTNKLIKEGVKPVCDVLDIIEEFRHIIEIK, from the coding sequence ATGAGAAATACAAGTGAAGCCCTTATAGGGCTTAATATGATAAGGGGAATACCATTGCAGAAGATTAATCTTCTATTAAAAAATTTAGCTGACCCATTTTTTGCTTCCTATTCTATTTTATCAGAGATTATTGAACCAGAATTGGCGGATATTATATGCAAAGAAAGAAAGAAAATAGATATAAAAAAGGAGATAAGAAAGGCAAAGGAGAATGGAATAAGAATTATTACGATAGATGAAAGTGAATATCCAGAGGCTCTTAAACTAATCTCTGACCCACCAATTGTTTTATATATTAAGGGTAAAATTATTCCAGAAGACAGGCTCTCAATTGCTATTGTTGGTTCAAGATATTCATCAAGCTATGGAAAGAATGTTTGCGAAATGTTTTCAAAGGGGCTTTCTAAATTAGGCTTTACCATTGTATCTGGAATGGCAAGGGGCATAGACACAATTGCACATAGGGCTTGTTTAGAAGCAAAGGGAAGAACAATTGCTGTTTTAGGCTCTGGGCTTTTGAATATCTATCCGCAGGAGAATATGCCTTTATTTACAAAGATTTGTGAAAATGGAGCTGTTATATCAGAGTTTCCTTTAGATACTTCGCCCTTTAAGGATAATTTTCCAAGGAGAAACAGAATAATTACAAGCATTTCTTTGGGTTGTGTTGTTGTTGAGGCAAAGGAAAGAAGCGGTGCCTTAATTACAGCAAGGCTTGCAATGGAAAGTGGAAGGGAGGTTTTTGCTGTTCCTGGTGAGATTACAAAAGAAACAAGCAAAGGAACGAATAAACTTATTAAAGAAGGAGTAAAGCCAGTGTGTGATGTTCTTGATATTATTGAGGAATTTAGGCATATTATTGAGATAAAATGA
- a CDS encoding Lrp/AsnC family transcriptional regulator gives MNLKQIDTYRVLKILQEEFPLDTQPFKVIGEKLGLDEDSVIEIVASLKNKGIIREIGPIFNHKRLGFETKLVGIAVKDIEFAANIINEYEEITHNYEREGNYNLWCTIIGKKDRIDNIIEIIKQRIKPDDIVSIPSISSFKLLFELEI, from the coding sequence ATGAATTTGAAGCAGATAGACACATACAGGGTATTAAAAATCCTCCAAGAAGAATTTCCCCTAGACACACAGCCTTTTAAGGTTATAGGAGAAAAGCTTGGATTAGATGAAGATTCTGTAATTGAGATTGTTGCATCTTTAAAAAATAAGGGTATTATTAGGGAGATTGGACCAATTTTTAATCATAAAAGGCTTGGGTTTGAAACAAAATTAGTGGGAATTGCGGTTAAGGATATAGAATTTGCTGCAAATATTATAAACGAATATGAAGAAATAACCCATAATTACGAAAGGGAGGGGAATTATAACCTTTGGTGTACCATTATAGGAAAAAAAGATAGGATTGATAATATAATAGAAATAATAAAACAGAGGATAAAACCAGATGATATTGTTTCCATTCCATCTATTTCCTCTTTTAAACTCCTATTTGAGCTTGAAATATAA